Genomic window (Melioribacteraceae bacterium):
TGCAGTATCAGTCGAAAGAATTGAGGAAAAACATGACGGAGAATAAATGTTTATCCTGCTATCAAAAGCTCGAAGATTCCGAAATCTATTTTCATAAAAAATGTAGTAGGAAATTATTTGGAACTGAAAATGCACCCCTTCTTGATTTAATCTTACCAGAAATTGAAGACTACGCAGTTGATCTACTGAAAAGAAGTGTATCAGTAACAGGAGTACAGCCTAAATTATCAGTCGATATCCAAAAAAGTAAAAATGCTCCATCACGGTTAACACTTGTGGGACTTTGGGGACATTATATATTAAAACCCCCACACAAAGATTATCCGGAGATGCCGGAAATTGAAGATTTAACAATGAATATGGCGCAACTTGTTGGAATACAAACAGCAGAGCATTCTTTGATTAAAATGAAATCTGGAGAACGGGCATATATAAGTAAAAGATTTGATAGAACTCCCAAAGGGAAATTACCTTTAGAAGACTTTGCCCAAATATTAGAAGTATCAACTGAACGTAAATATTCGGGATCGGTTGAACGCATTGGAAAAGCCATTGAGAAATTTTCATCATTTCCAGGGAATGATCTTATTAATTTGTTTGAATTAGTTCTGTTCTCGTTCTTGACAGGGAATTCCGATATGCATCTGAAAAATTACTCTCTGCTTAGGGACGAACATGATTTTGTTAAATTAAGTCCTGCATATGATTTATTATCAACAAAATTATTATTACCAGAAGATAAAGAAGAATTCGCCATACCAATTAATGGGAAGAAATCAAAAATTAAAAGAAAGGATTTTGATACGCTTGCTAATAGTTTCCATATAACTGAGAAAACTAAAGCAAGTATATATAAAAAGTTTACAGCCATTTATGAGCATTGGCTGGAAATAGTTAAGAGAAGCTTTCTTTCAAACCCTACACAAGAAAAATATATTGTACTTATGGAGAATAATTTTATTGAGATATTCAATAAATAGAATCAAAAACAAAATTTAACACCATGATTTTCTCCAAATGCAATGAAACTGATAAAAGTTAGGTCAATTTGAATAAATAAAGTGCTGTACACTTACCATGGAGAGGGATACTTTAATGAACAATCAAAATGTCAGATTATACAACTAATATCTCACAAGAATCAACCTGGTAACCTGGTAAGCTGGTAATCAGTTATTAGCATTATTAAAACCGATTCCAGCCTACTAAGTTCTTCTTGGAGACTAAAACGGTAAGTCATCCATTGATTTAAGGTTAATGGAATAATGTGATTTATTCTTTACAAACCATCTCTTTTTTGAGTCACCGTTTATGAACTTACTCCTCTGAATAAAACCATGCTTCGATAAAGCTTGGCCTAATCTATTTCTTGTTGTCGTGTCTACATGGTCTGGAAGAATCTCTTCATTAATCTCCGTAGTTGTAAGAAAGCGAACTTCTGGATCGCTAGCCTCGCAAGGAATGTATTTGTCCAGAATCTTTTCTTCCTCCATGGTAGAGTAAGAGAATTCGAGGTTCATTTTAGTTATTTCAGTACACTCTTCGGTTGTGAACCAAAATTTTTCCCCAGACTCAAATAAGTGCTTAGCCTGCGAATAAACCATACGCATATCAATCCCGTGATCGACATTTATATCTGTAGCCGTTACGCAAAGAAATCTTCTATTTCCAGTTGGATCATTTAGAAATTCTTTCCTATTAACAGAACCGATAAAACTGGATCTCTTTTTAATCGAACTGTAGAATCTGTTAAATGGGAATCTCTCTTTTGTTTCCTTTTGAGTTATCAAGGATTTCAGTGAGTTAATTTCCTTCTTTTCCGGAAAGTCAAGCTCATCAAGATTAATCAGAAAATTTGTATAAGCAATTAACTTAGAGTCCTTGTTGTCTGAACTGATTTTGCCGGTATAGTAGTAATCAATCAGTTCATCGGGAACCAGGGTTCTAATCCATCTTGATTTCCCAATACCTTGACCACCATGAATTATAATCGCAGACTGATTTACATCTCTATCGCTATAAATACCAGCAACTAGACCAATTAACCACTTTTGCAGATAGAGCGGCCAAAATTTGACAAATTGAGGTTCTACCATTATAGTATTATTTAACTCAGAAATATAATCGCGGCCATCCCATTTTGGTAAATTATCAAAGTAATTGCGAAGCGGTTCAAACTCCTGACTAAACTTTGAGGAAAGGAGTATATTTAACTCCGTAATTGTAATCTGGATAGATCCTTCTTCAATTATTTCAAGAAATATAGAATTCATTACACGATCATCCAATTCATAATAAATAGAGCCACCTTTTTTTCTATACTCGACTCTCTGTTTAACTGCATTGTATCGCCATTCATACTTGTAGGCAAGAAAGTCTCGCATGAAGTGTAAATACATCTTCTTGGATTTTTTCTTCAGAACCCAGCCGTGCTTCGCTGCAATCTGCAAAATAGATAGATGCGTGACTCCTTGGTTCGGGTTCTTTGCTAAATCACCGAAATAATCTTCTAAGGAATCTAGAAATTCGCGATAACTATTTTTCGCAACGAAACAAAAAATTTCTTTCCCGATAGAATCATACTTAATTAGTGCTAAACCAATTCTTTCAATATCGGAAATCGAAAGAGTTTTTTCCTTTAAGTAATGTAAAGCATCAAAAACCAAAGTATTTTCTTCATTATCGTCACTAAAGCAAATCGAAGAACCTTCAAGATTTAACTCTTGAGATAAGTCTACTGGTTTTTTCGGAAGCTCAAACACATTAACTACACTATTTGTTTTCATACTAACCTCTTAATTTTTCTTAATCAATCGACAATTAATCCATTCAAGCCAACATTCGAGCTCCTTCCTCTATTCTTAGTTGGAAACCGGTCGGTGGTCGACAATGCAAATGAAAGAAATATGTGAGTATCAAAGAGAAAATTAGGCGAATTGCTTGATTAGATAAAGCTACAATACTTACCCCTAATAGCTGAAAACTAAAGCGGTAAATAAACATTATAGAATCAAATAGGGGGGAAGTTCTAGGAATGAGACCGTGAAATAAATTTAGTTGAAATAGCCCAAGCATTGTCATCGTGTCGTACCATAATCATGTTTACAAATAAATTCTAAGAAAACGTATCAAACATTAATATCACTCGCGAAAATAATAAAAAATGTTTTATATGCAAATGCAAAAAACAAAATTGACTAACAAATAATTAAGGTACTCGGAATCAATACAGAAGTACATCAATTAACTGAATATAATTTCTTAGGGTTGATGGAATCCTCATTTTTGAATTTCAGTGATTTAGTACTCTCCTAGCGAATAAGCGCCAGAAGCGTCATAGTGGCTTGAAAGTGGGAATTAGGGGAATCATATTTCGCATGTAAGTTAGAATGATAAAGTAAGTGATACTATGATTAGTGAAATGAGCATTATGAATTTAATTAAGGATACGAAGAAATGGTTGAACATTTCATTGAAATACCTGGTCGATTAGCGCAAAGCCAAAATTCTCACACTAATATCAACTGGAAAGTTAACTGCTGTACGATTGCTCATTTTCTTCCCCAAATAAGACCAGATCCCCAAGTTTTATTAAAAATACAGATTCTTTGTGTAGAGGTACTATTAATTATAAAAAAGAAAGGAATTCATATGAAAAGAAATTATGGTGTTATGGCACGGAAAATAAGAAAAGCGTCGCGGTACAAACGCAATCAAGTCATTTCGAAGCTTGGGATTGACGCGACAACTTTTGACAATTGGAGAAAAAAGGGTCTGAGTCCAATTGATCAAGAATCACGACCCCACATATATCTCGGTTCTGATCTAATTAAGTTTCTTAAAACACGTGTTTTGAAACGTAAACATGTTTGTAATCCCGGGGAAATATTTTGTGTTGCCTGTCAGAAACCAGTATCGGTAGATCTGGAATCGATTATAATCGTAGAAGGCAAAAAGAATCTTTCTGAGGAGCATGTGTCAAGAATAATAATTGGTACAGGTCAATGTGGCCACAAAGTACAACGATTCTCTACTTGTAAAGACGTGGAGAAGTTTATAAATCAATACCGAGAGAGTGGTTATACTGAAAAGATTATAACAAATCTTAAGAAGACCCACTATATCGGTCAAATTAAAAATTTAATTTTATTGGAGAAAAAATGAAATATTTACATGAAAACTCGTTATGGCTAAACAAATACGAAGAGTATCTAATCAAGGGCAAAAAACTGAAAATGGCATCTGTTGCTGCGGCAATCAGCTCCATTGACATTTTTCTGAAACAGTTCACTAAGAGCCTAAGGAATTTTAAGGACTCTGACGCTATAAAATTTCTTGATTCAATGCTGAAATACAATAATGATGGAATTTGTATTTCCAAACCGGTGATCCATAGTAATTGTAAAGATGTTAAAGCATTCTTTGAATGGTTGAAAAAACAACCAGGTCTCAAAAGAAAACTTAGTCACATTGACTTAGTTTATTTTGACCTTAGTGGACAAGTGTTGGCGGAAATTAAAACTCCGCCTAAACTTCAATACCCATCATTTAGGGAAGTAAAAGCACTCGTTAATTCAATTCCAACAAATACTAATATTGGACTCAGAGATAGAGCATTGATCTCCTTCACATTCCTTTGTGGCTCCAGAATAATGGCCATGTTAACAACGACAATTGGCGACATAAACTTCGATGAGAAGTATGTTACACAGTTTCCTTCAAAAGGGGCCAAAACTAAATTAAGCAAACAATTAATCTTAAAAATGCATGACCTCGATGAAGAACTTTTCGAGAACATTAAAGTATGGGTTGAGGTTCTGAGAGGAATGGGCTTTGAGGATAAAGACCCACTTTTCCCTAAACTGAAGAGACATCGAGGCCAATATCTTGCATTTAGTAAGAGCATAGAATTTGAAAAATCATTCTATAAATCCCATACACCGATTACCGAAGCTCTGAAGAAATGGAGCCAATTAG
Coding sequences:
- a CDS encoding HipA domain-containing protein; amino-acid sequence: MTENKCLSCYQKLEDSEIYFHKKCSRKLFGTENAPLLDLILPEIEDYAVDLLKRSVSVTGVQPKLSVDIQKSKNAPSRLTLVGLWGHYILKPPHKDYPEMPEIEDLTMNMAQLVGIQTAEHSLIKMKSGERAYISKRFDRTPKGKLPLEDFAQILEVSTERKYSGSVERIGKAIEKFSSFPGNDLINLFELVLFSFLTGNSDMHLKNYSLLRDEHDFVKLSPAYDLLSTKLLLPEDKEEFAIPINGKKSKIKRKDFDTLANSFHITEKTKASIYKKFTAIYEHWLEIVKRSFLSNPTQEKYIVLMENNFIEIFNK
- a CDS encoding tyrosine-type recombinase/integrase: MKYLHENSLWLNKYEEYLIKGKKLKMASVAAAISSIDIFLKQFTKSLRNFKDSDAIKFLDSMLKYNNDGICISKPVIHSNCKDVKAFFEWLKKQPGLKRKLSHIDLVYFDLSGQVLAEIKTPPKLQYPSFREVKALVNSIPTNTNIGLRDRALISFTFLCGSRIMAMLTTTIGDINFDEKYVTQFPSKGAKTKLSKQLILKMHDLDEELFENIKVWVEVLRGMGFEDKDPLFPKLKRHRGQYLAFSKSIEFEKSFYKSHTPITEALKKWSQLAGLKYYSTNDLRHGLWKIIQKSCGKDIELLIACSILFSHDFLKTSIQSYGRMSHDEALDKVEGLKLKTDG